A stretch of DNA from Caretta caretta isolate rCarCar2 chromosome 24, rCarCar1.hap1, whole genome shotgun sequence:
ggtgggaatgtggggggtgcaagagccaaggcatggggggggctggggctgtgtgtggggtgctggagtcaggacaggggggctgggtatgtgtgcagggtgctggagtcagggctgagtTCATGGGGGGGTGCAGcggtcagagcagagggctgggggcaggggctagggtcgtgggggtgctcccagccccctgcccagattccaccccccttccccaagaccccatccccaactcttctccgcctcctccccggagcagggaGCGCGCTGTGGTTCCCCCTCCCTTGCCAGGGCCCTCAGCTGatgggcggcagggagggagaggagacggGGCAGgcacccagcaggctgggggaagaggtgggggagtggggagcttgcctgccctgcggTAGGGGTCGGGGGGAGGAAAAGAGCGGGCCCgggtgccgcagatcaggtctgaggacaacaccatcgtcaccccgagcgccaggggcctgctggagaggaccctgaaggcagccatccactcgctgtacatagaagccctgaagcgtaagccggaccagggaaaagccttcgaactgaccagcaagtgggatgccagcaaccacttcctcgccagGGCCGGCTTCACCCGCTTCGCCGACTCGCGGTTCATCCCCCgagcccggctcaactgcgtcccgctcaacggagccgtccgccacgggaaccgagacaagcgttgcaggaagtgatGGCTaatccaacgagaccctgccccacgtcctgtgcagctgtgCTTTGCGCTGCGGGGACAGATTATTAAAGCGCAGAGGACCCACACTCCTTCCCTAACACAGGTGTGGCTACCTACAACTGCACCCCTTTGGGGGCGGggctccccaaacccctcccagGCAGGACGGGGCCATCaggcccagctgtgctgctggagggtcTTGAGGGCCAGGGTCCAgcgctccagccactgctgcaagGTGAGGCCCTGGCGGTGCTCCGCCGGCAGGGAGAACTGCCCCGGCTGCTCCCACCTGAACACCTGAGCCATCTCAcctgctcccctctctctccccgtcCCTGTGTTCAGGGGGCGGGGTGTCTcccagggcctgcagcagctACCTGGCGAGGATCGCGTGCTCCGAGCCGTCCGCCACCAGCCGGTGCATCTCCTGCACGAGGGAGGCCAGCTGGGCCGTGCAGTGCTGCTCCCGGGCCTGTagggggagctgctgcacccACAGCTCCTCACACCTGCTCCAGCCTTCCTGCAGCCGGGGGAGGGAGCAGGTAAGGAGGGGCCTGgggactctgccccctccccccactataaCCCAGCTGGAGATATGGGCCCTGTtgtccctgggaccccccagcactgagatacagccccttccccctgatATATCCCAGACCCCAGGAGCCCCGGATGTGGCTCCCTCCCCCGCACTATATCCTAGCCACTggcactgcccagcccccacatgcggccctgcctgcccctccccatgcccccactCACCTGTATGAGGCCCCGGACtgagggcagggctgctggcggCCCCGCCAGGTCTTCCAGACGGGAGCTCTCGTAGCGGAACCTGCAGGTCAGAGGACAGAGATACAGGTCCCAGCATTGGTGTCATGGGTCACTGCAGCACCACTGGGGTGACAggccccagagcccagactcTGCTCCCTGCAGTACAAGCTGACACCACCAGGGGGCcaaagccccacagcacccctctctCTCGAGCTctgactctgcccccacccccaagtacaAGCCACCACCACTGGGGGGCGATAGCTCCGTACAGCACCACACCCCCACACTGTCAGCCCCTTAGCGGTACCCACTTGAGGGCCTCTACGTCGCGGGGAATGTCAATGCGGCTGGTGAGCTCCTGCATCTGCAGGGTGTTCTCCAGGgccaggtgctccagggctgccaGGACATGGTTGGGAGGGTAGGAACCCACGATGTCCTGCGTAGGCAGAGAGGTGGGATGAGCCAGAGTGGGCCAGGGACGCTGTACTTTCCCTCACGGCTGGCTCCAATGCCCCATACGGGGCTAGAGGGCGCagcgctgcagggagcagggcagggggctctcccctggcagtcagggctgccTCAATGCCCCAGCCCGGCGCTAAGGGgcgcccagctgcccctcccagaggtggttgcatctcTGTAGCAGGCGAGCCGTCCCTAgggtccctccctcccctccgttACCTCCACCGTGCTCAGCCAGTGCTGGTAGGACGCGTCCAGCAGCTCCTCGCTTGTCCTGCTGGTAAGAGAGAGACACATGAGGCGGGTCAGAAACAGAGCacgggggaaggagagggcaggggagctCACAGGGTCTTACGGGACGGCCCCAGATGTGCTGTGCTCGAAGAGTGACTTCAGGAAGTGGAAGCGCAGCTGGCAGGCCGTCCGCACGTCCCGCTGCGGAGACAGGGACAGACACGCGGACGGGTTACCGGGGTGGGGAAGACACGATGTCCCTCAAGAAACCTGCAGACCCCACGCTAAGGACGgaaccaccccccccacacctgctggTGTCCTTCAGCTGCTCCAGCCGCCCCTCAGCTGTGCTAcgctgccctgcagctgctggcgTTCCAGGCCAGGCATAGGCCTTGAGCAGCAGGGAGTACTCACCAGTACTTCAGGCTCCAAGCCAGCAAATCCGAGGTCAGGCAGCTTCCCTCCCACCGTCAGCTCCACCTTGGCCTTTCTGCAGAGACCAGAGGAGGCTGtgaaaattgggggggggagggggggggaaggggaaggagaggaagggggagcacAGTTCaagacatcccccccccccccccatacccagcGGGACCCTGCCATGGAGCAAAGGATACTGAGAGATGCTACCCAGGATAGGCAATCCCCAATCCCTAATGCCACCTGCCATGGGACCCCCTACCAAGGAGCAAAAGATTCTGGGAGCTACTGCCCAGCAGAGATGTCCACCGGATAGTGCTTCAGAAGCAAAGGATTCCGGGGGACGCGACCAGGAGCAGTGGGGACCCCACGCTAAGGACGgaaccaccccccacacacctgctgaTGTCCTTCAGCTGCTCCAGCCGCCCCCTCAGCTGTGCTAcgctgccctgcagctgctggcgTTCCTTGGCCAGGCGGGCCGCATAGGCCTTGAGCAGCAGGGAGCGGCGCTGGGCGTCACGGATCCGCTCCTGGGCCGCCTCCAGGGAGACTTCTGCGGGGTCGGAGCAGAAAGACCATCAGGGAAACCTCACCCCAAGCCCCAGACGCTA
This window harbors:
- the LOC125626159 gene encoding HAUS augmin-like complex subunit 5; translated protein: MSCAFSSSCRKPAGGAVTHRGGATLGPVLGPAPEGGNSKLRLPAGPAPQQRQAPPPAPGGPCGSGRRARCSGPGMERGGPALELKLWAAQEMGLPPGKVPPDGAFRRMCSGQCAEIWRYVTRHVHHQRNVKKIRGNLLWYQHLEEAEGKPSGSEPEQERRQQLAQGVARLRGELQQLDLQMETAQREVMADEVSLEAAQERIRDAQRRSLLLKAYAARLAKERQQLQGSVAQLRGRLEQLKDISRKAKVELTVGGKLPDLGFAGLEPEVLRDVRTACQLRFHFLKSLFEHSTSGAVPRTSEELLDASYQHWLSTVEDIVGSYPPNHVLAALEHLALENTLQMQELTSRIDIPRDVEALKFRYESSRLEDLAGPPAALPSVRGLIQEGWSRCEELWVQQLPLQAREQHCTAQLASLVQEMHRLVADGSEHAILASAKHSCTGRGAGSRWISHHFLQRLSRFPWRTAPLSGTQLSRARGMNRESAKRVKPALARKWLLASHLLVSSKAFPWSGLRFRASMYSEWMAAFRVLSSRPLALGVTMVLSSDLICGTRARSFPPPDPYRRAGKLPTPPPLPPACWVPAPSPLPPCRPSAEGPGKGGGTTARSLLRGGGGEELGMGSWGRGVESGQGAGSTPTTLAPAPSPLL